In Clostridiaceae bacterium, the sequence ATATACAAAGTGTGAACCTGGAGGATGGAAGTAACCCTTTGGAATTATCTCTTGTAGCGACACTGAGCATGGTTGGTGAAGAATGGAAGATAACAGCTCTTGATGACTGGACAGAGCCTGCAAACACACAGCCCAATAATTAATAATGAATAATGTTGAAGAATAAATCAGATAAAAAACTCTCTGCGAAACTACAGGCAGCTATTTGAAAGCTGCCTGTTTATCCAATTTATTGGCAAATGCACAAAAACTGGTATATATTAATACTGGTTTTTAATAATTATATAACTTGAAGCAGTCAAAAAAACTGCAGAAATAATCATTACTATCATAGGCCAGCTTGAAAAGACCATTGCAAGAGCATCCTGGTAACTTATTATACTTGAAGGAAGATTAAAATTTCTAAAAAGTTCAAGCGCAAGTCCCTGAGGGGTAAAGAGTGATATGGATCTGGCTACCCCCGACATTTCAGCAAAATTCCAGAAGCATCCTCCTGCAAATCCTGTAATTATTGAAAATAGCGGAGCACCAGTCTGAAGCTGCATCCTGGTTTTTAAAATTGAAGATATAAATAAACTTAAGGCAATTACTGTTAACAGGTATACAATAATAATTAAGAGACTGGCTGGATTATTGAAGATACTAATCTTAAAAACCAGGGATGATATCAGCCAGAAGAATGCGATATGAATAATACCAATAAATAAAAGAGTTAAGATATTGCCGGCAAATACAGATCCTAAAGCATTTATACCTGCCACAAGCCTTTTTATGGTGCTGTTTTCTCTTTCATCAATAAGCCAGCTGCTGTTAAACAAAACGAGAAACATTAGAAAAGCGGTCAACATACCAAGAGCTGAAGCTTCAACTGTTCCGGATAGAGGGCTTGATTCTTGAATTATAGCTCCTCCCTTGATTTCACTGTAATCCATTTTCATCGGAGGTTCAGGTTCCCATAACGAATCTGTATATTCCCATGCTTCAGACCATAAAGTTTTCTTATTCTCAGAAGAATTGTCTTTGGAAAACTTTCCCATGTTTTCATATTCTTTTATCACCCAGTCGGCTGCAGTTGAATTTAACATCAATCTTGCAGCTTCTCCAGCTATGCTTCTCGCAATAATACCCGCAGACAAAGTAGAAGGAGACTCTATCTGTTCAATAGCTCCATCAGTATCTCCCTTAAGTATTTTTTCCATAAAACCTTCTTTAATTATGAAAGCAGCTTCAGCCTTATGGTTTTTTACAAGTGCTACGGCTTCCTGTTCATCAGCCTCAATAACAATCAAGCCTTCTTTAGAAGATATTCTTTTGGTTAGCATTACTGAATATTCTGAATTATCCAAATCGCATATAGCAATAGGAATTTGATTTCTCTTCTCATATCTTAAGGCATAACCTGTAATGAAAGTAAGGAAAAGAGGAATTAAAGCCATAGCGATAATAAAGCTTTTATCTGACATAATTATTTTCAATTTATATTTAACTACTGTTAGTATTTTCGACATTATATGTTTACCTCCGAACAAATTTCCAATTAAAGATCAGGATGCCCTATGGTTCTTTATTCCTTTTAAAAAAGGAATTGAAACGGCCAGGTAAAGTAAACCCATCCCTGCTAACACAGCCAGATCCCAGTAAAATACAGATGTAATGTTAGCAGAAAATATTTGCAAAAAACCATCAACTGCCCATCTGTTAATGGTAAAATAACTTAGAGTTTTGATAAAATCAGGCATTGCGGTAAGGGGATAAATGCTACCTCCAACTACTGCCATCAGCAAAGTTCCCAAACTTCCCGCCAGATCTGCTGTGGCAGGTGAGGGAGATATTGTTGCCACAAAAACTGCGCAGGCAGAAACTGTGAATACTATTATTATAAATAACAATATCATAAGCAGAGGTGAAGTACTGAGATAAATGTTGAAAAAAATTGAGCCGGGGATAATTATTGAGGCAAATTGCAGGATTGAAATAATGAATACTGTTAAAAATCTTGCCAGAATAAACTCAGCAGCACTCATAGGAGATATTTCAAGCCTGCTTCGGATACCCAATTGTTTTTCGTTGGCAGTAAACTTAATGCCCATTATACCGCTGAACATAATAAATA encodes:
- a CDS encoding ABC transporter permease → MSKILTVVKYKLKIIMSDKSFIIAMALIPLFLTFITGYALRYEKRNQIPIAICDLDNSEYSVMLTKRISSKEGLIVIEADEQEAVALVKNHKAEAAFIIKEGFMEKILKGDTDGAIEQIESPSTLSAGIIARSIAGEAARLMLNSTAADWVIKEYENMGKFSKDNSSENKKTLWSEAWEYTDSLWEPEPPMKMDYSEIKGGAIIQESSPLSGTVEASALGMLTAFLMFLVLFNSSWLIDERENSTIKRLVAGINALGSVFAGNILTLLFIGIIHIAFFWLISSLVFKISIFNNPASLLIIIVYLLTVIALSLFISSILKTRMQLQTGAPLFSIITGFAGGCFWNFAEMSGVARSISLFTPQGLALELFRNFNLPSSIISYQDALAMVFSSWPMIVMIISAVFLTASSYIIIKNQY